One genomic segment of Paenibacillus xylanexedens includes these proteins:
- a CDS encoding FtsW/RodA/SpoVE family cell cycle protein: MLHKFKKIDYSIVFILVILMGISILSIYSTTFGRPRWESYPQKAGIFYIIGFIVFFGMSMINYKVIIKNYLYIYGVGLLLLVIVNFFGVTYYGAQGWLSIFGLSLQPAELFKLCLIVFLSALLARKKNRPLFFGRDVIPIALCVLPPLLLVLLQNDLGNALSYVVILVGLLWIGNVKFSHALIGFVIAVAAFIGGTQAYIHYHDEVANFLKDIGRAHWAERFDPWLVPEQTSRDVLWQTYNAKLAIGSGGISGKGYLEGTTIQSNRVPLAYADSIFVQIGEEFGFVGASVLLLLYFILIHRLVLIALECKDRAGPYLIVGIISMLLYQIFVNIGPFIGLMPLTGITLPFISFGGTSLVLNMLSMGVVMSIKVHTEENEDILGSSEQLSITEMVMKLFRRKPSQQEQ; this comes from the coding sequence ATGCTGCACAAATTTAAAAAGATAGACTATTCTATTGTCTTTATACTCGTTATTCTGATGGGTATCAGTATTTTGTCGATTTACAGTACAACGTTTGGTCGTCCAAGATGGGAATCCTACCCTCAAAAGGCAGGGATTTTCTATATTATAGGTTTCATCGTATTCTTCGGAATGTCCATGATTAACTATAAAGTGATCATCAAAAACTATTTATATATCTACGGTGTGGGCTTACTGCTACTCGTTATCGTTAACTTTTTCGGTGTTACGTATTATGGAGCCCAAGGCTGGTTATCCATATTTGGCCTGAGTTTGCAACCTGCGGAATTATTTAAGCTGTGTTTAATCGTTTTCCTGTCTGCTCTGCTTGCGAGAAAGAAAAACAGACCCTTATTCTTCGGGCGTGATGTCATTCCGATCGCACTGTGCGTTTTGCCTCCTTTGTTGTTGGTTCTGCTTCAAAATGACTTGGGGAATGCTTTGAGTTATGTAGTCATTCTTGTCGGTCTGTTGTGGATTGGCAATGTGAAATTCAGCCATGCACTGATTGGTTTCGTGATTGCTGTTGCTGCTTTTATTGGTGGAACACAGGCCTATATTCATTATCATGATGAAGTTGCCAATTTCCTCAAAGATATTGGACGTGCTCACTGGGCTGAGCGGTTTGACCCTTGGCTCGTGCCAGAACAGACATCCAGAGATGTATTGTGGCAGACCTATAATGCCAAGTTAGCCATCGGTTCCGGAGGAATCAGTGGTAAGGGGTATCTCGAAGGTACGACAATCCAGTCCAATCGAGTACCGCTCGCATATGCGGATTCCATCTTTGTGCAGATTGGTGAAGAATTCGGTTTTGTTGGAGCATCGGTATTGTTACTGCTCTACTTTATTCTGATTCACAGGCTGGTGTTGATCGCACTGGAGTGCAAAGATCGGGCTGGGCCGTACCTGATTGTAGGTATTATTTCGATGCTGCTCTATCAGATTTTTGTTAATATTGGTCCGTTTATCGGTCTGATGCCATTAACAGGGATCACACTTCCATTTATCAGTTTCGGCGGTACCTCTCTTGTGCTCAACATGCTTAGTATGGGTGTTGTCATGAGTATTAAAGTTCATACGGAAGAAAATGAAGATATCCTGGGTTCGTCAGAACAACTCAGTATCACTGAGATGGTCATGAAGTTGTTCAGACGGAAGCCGTCGCAGCAAGAGCAATAA
- the prmC gene encoding peptide chain release factor N(5)-glutamine methyltransferase has translation MTPEQSCREAFVEASSFLEKCGVYEPQNNARLLLKHVLGVYGAAYYMMQPEPFPSEHRSRWEDAVTRKAAGEPAQYIIGSQEFYGLPFEVTPAVLIPRPETELLVEAVLREADRVFPDGAPLAVDIGTGSGAIAVTMASLRPRWQVGAGDLSAAALQVAARNAAANGVQIDFREGDLLAPFAGARVDILVSNPPYIPAADIAGLQQEVRDHEPRMALDGGPDGLAPYRIMLEQLALLPAPPQIIGFELGQGQARDIAALLESAGHWPEIIIVPDLAGIERHVLGVRTSEQVTKM, from the coding sequence ATGACGCCGGAACAGAGCTGTCGGGAAGCCTTCGTGGAGGCTTCCTCTTTTTTGGAGAAGTGCGGCGTGTACGAGCCGCAAAACAATGCCCGGCTGCTGTTGAAACATGTACTCGGCGTTTATGGCGCCGCGTATTACATGATGCAGCCGGAGCCTTTTCCCAGCGAGCATCGCAGCCGCTGGGAGGACGCCGTCACGCGCAAGGCTGCGGGTGAGCCGGCGCAATACATTATCGGCAGCCAGGAATTCTATGGGCTGCCGTTCGAGGTCACGCCGGCCGTGCTGATTCCACGGCCGGAGACCGAGCTGTTGGTCGAGGCTGTGCTGCGCGAAGCCGACCGCGTGTTTCCCGACGGCGCTCCGCTCGCCGTCGATATCGGCACGGGCAGTGGCGCCATCGCGGTGACGATGGCTTCACTGCGCCCGCGCTGGCAGGTCGGCGCCGGGGATCTCTCGGCGGCTGCCCTGCAAGTGGCCGCGCGGAACGCGGCCGCGAACGGCGTACAGATCGACTTCCGTGAAGGCGATCTTCTGGCCCCGTTCGCCGGGGCACGGGTGGACATCCTGGTGTCCAACCCGCCCTACATCCCGGCGGCAGATATCGCCGGGTTACAGCAAGAGGTGCGCGATCATGAGCCGCGCATGGCATTGGACGGCGGTCCGGACGGGCTTGCACCGTACCGTATCATGCTGGAGCAGTTGGCGCTGTTGCCTGCGCCGCCGCAGATCATTGGTTTTGAGCTGGGCCAAGGGCAGGCTCGCGACATCGCAGCTCTGCTTGAATCGGCGGGACATTGGCCGGAAATTATCATTGTACCGGACCTTGCCGGAATCGAGCGGCATGTCCTGGGTGTTCGTACTTCGGAACAGGTGACGAAAATGTAA
- the prfA gene encoding peptide chain release factor 1, translating into MLDKLQALADRYDKLSELLCDPDVASDNKKLREYSKEQSDLQPTYEAYNEYKQVSQDLEAAKEMQGEKLDDEMREMVKMEIDELSTRQKELDELIRVLMLPKDPNDDKNVIVEIRGAAGGDEAALFAADLYRMYTRYADAQGWRVELMDVNTNDLGGFKEVVFLINGRGAYSKMKYESGAHRVQRIPTTESGGRIHTSTSTVAVMPEAEDFDIEIHDKDIRVDTFCSSGAGGQSVNTTKSAVRVTHVPTGIVATCQDGKSQNSNKEKALQVLRTRIFDMKRMEEEAKISVERKSKVGTGDRSERIRTYNFPQSRVTDHRIGLTMHKLDQIMNGEIEDILSALTIAQQTELMDRGE; encoded by the coding sequence ATGTTGGATAAATTACAGGCGTTAGCCGACCGTTATGACAAGTTGAGCGAGCTTTTGTGTGACCCGGATGTGGCAAGTGACAACAAAAAGTTGCGGGAATACTCCAAAGAACAATCCGATCTGCAACCAACTTATGAAGCGTACAATGAATACAAACAGGTAAGTCAGGATCTCGAAGCTGCAAAGGAAATGCAGGGGGAGAAACTGGATGATGAGATGCGCGAAATGGTCAAAATGGAAATTGACGAACTGAGCACTCGCCAGAAGGAATTGGACGAATTGATTCGTGTACTCATGCTGCCAAAAGATCCGAATGACGACAAAAACGTTATTGTTGAGATTCGCGGAGCAGCTGGTGGAGATGAGGCAGCGTTGTTTGCAGCAGATCTGTATCGGATGTACACACGTTATGCAGATGCACAAGGCTGGCGTGTAGAGCTGATGGACGTTAACACAAATGATCTCGGTGGATTCAAAGAGGTTGTTTTCCTGATCAACGGACGTGGGGCATACAGCAAAATGAAATACGAAAGTGGCGCACACCGTGTGCAGCGTATTCCAACAACTGAATCCGGCGGACGTATTCATACATCAACTTCAACGGTTGCGGTTATGCCTGAAGCCGAAGATTTTGATATTGAAATTCATGACAAAGACATCCGTGTGGATACGTTCTGTTCCAGTGGTGCCGGTGGACAATCGGTTAATACCACGAAATCCGCAGTACGGGTAACACACGTTCCAACGGGAATCGTGGCGACATGTCAGGATGGAAAATCACAGAACTCCAACAAGGAAAAAGCGTTGCAGGTTCTGCGTACACGTATTTTCGATATGAAACGTATGGAAGAGGAAGCGAAGATCTCTGTTGAGCGGAAAAGTAAAGTGGGAACGGGCGACCGTAGTGAGCGCATTCGTACGTACAACTTCCCGCAAAGCCGTGTGACGGATCACCGTATCGGTCTGACGATGCACAAACTGGATCAGATCATGAACGGGGAGATTGAAGATATCTTGTCTGCACTGACAATTGCTCAGCAGACCGAGTTGATGGATAGAGGAGAATAA
- the ychF gene encoding redox-regulated ATPase YchF, protein MALKAGIVGLPNVGKSTLFNAITQAGAESANYPFCTIDPNVGIVEVPDERLDKLTELVVPKKTVPTAFEFVDIAGLVRGASKGEGLGNKFLAHIREVDAIVHVVRCFIDENITHVDGKIDPVSDIQTINLELILADIESVEKKIDRSKKNMKGGNKTASQEVEVLERVKAVLYDDKPARSMELTDDELLIVRDLHLLTLKPVLYAANVAEDEIGDVANNAYVQKVREFAAAENAEVVPISAKVEEEISELEGEDKQMFLEELGIEDSGLNLLIKAAYKLLGLYTYFTAGVQEVRAWTIRKGTKAPGAAGVIHTDFERGFIRAEVVSYDDLVAAGSMNGAKERGQLRLEGKEYVVNDGDVMHFRFNV, encoded by the coding sequence ATGGCTTTGAAAGCTGGAATCGTGGGTCTGCCTAACGTTGGTAAATCTACATTGTTTAATGCAATTACACAAGCAGGTGCCGAATCGGCAAACTATCCGTTCTGTACAATTGACCCTAACGTGGGGATCGTTGAAGTACCCGATGAGCGTTTGGACAAACTGACAGAACTCGTTGTACCTAAGAAAACAGTACCAACGGCGTTTGAGTTTGTAGATATCGCTGGTCTTGTTCGCGGTGCGAGCAAAGGCGAAGGTCTCGGTAACAAGTTCCTTGCCCACATTCGTGAGGTAGATGCGATTGTACACGTGGTACGTTGCTTTATAGATGAGAACATTACACACGTCGATGGCAAAATTGACCCGGTAAGCGACATCCAGACAATCAATCTGGAGCTGATCCTGGCCGATATCGAGAGTGTTGAGAAGAAAATCGATCGCTCCAAGAAAAACATGAAGGGCGGCAACAAGACTGCCTCTCAAGAAGTAGAAGTATTGGAGAGAGTGAAGGCTGTTCTGTACGATGACAAGCCGGCACGCAGCATGGAACTTACGGATGATGAGCTTCTGATCGTGCGCGATCTGCACTTGCTTACCCTGAAGCCTGTTCTGTACGCAGCCAATGTAGCTGAGGACGAAATCGGCGACGTGGCGAACAATGCATACGTGCAAAAAGTAAGAGAATTCGCAGCTGCTGAGAACGCAGAAGTGGTGCCAATCAGTGCGAAGGTTGAAGAAGAAATCTCCGAGCTGGAAGGCGAAGATAAACAAATGTTCCTGGAAGAACTCGGTATCGAGGATTCCGGTCTGAACCTGTTGATCAAAGCGGCTTACAAATTGCTCGGTCTGTACACATACTTCACAGCAGGTGTACAGGAAGTTCGTGCGTGGACAATCCGCAAAGGTACCAAAGCGCCTGGCGCAGCGGGTGTCATTCACACTGACTTCGAACGTGGATTCATCCGTGCAGAAGTGGTTTCCTACGACGATCTGGTTGCAGCGGGTTCCATGAACGGTGCCAAAGAGCGTGGACAACTTCGTCTTGAGGGTAAAGAGTACGTTGTAAATGACGGCGACGTTATGCACTTCCGTTTCAACGTATAA
- a CDS encoding GNAT family N-acetyltransferase has product MKLSPMNQEDYASFRIRSIKDFAQEKVEVGTWAEEEAQQLAEESYERYLPEGLNTPGAYLYNLVHPVDGNVGYIWFNITDNRRGKDAFLLDIVVEEAHRGKGYGTETMQALEQTALSLGVDRIGLHVFGHNVRASSLYRKMGYEVTDLTMYKEIKG; this is encoded by the coding sequence TTGAAACTTTCTCCAATGAATCAGGAAGATTATGCGAGTTTTCGCATTCGATCGATTAAGGATTTTGCACAGGAAAAAGTAGAAGTGGGCACCTGGGCTGAGGAAGAGGCACAGCAACTGGCGGAGGAATCTTATGAACGTTATCTGCCAGAAGGCTTGAACACACCCGGAGCGTATCTCTACAATCTGGTGCATCCTGTGGACGGCAATGTAGGGTATATCTGGTTTAATATCACGGATAATCGTCGCGGGAAAGATGCTTTTTTGCTGGATATTGTGGTTGAAGAAGCGCACCGTGGTAAGGGATACGGAACAGAGACGATGCAGGCGCTTGAACAGACGGCCTTGAGTCTTGGCGTGGATCGCATTGGTTTGCATGTGTTTGGACATAATGTGCGGGCGAGCAGCCTATATCGGAAGATGGGATATGAGGTAACGGATCTGACGATGTATAAGGAAATCAAAGGGTAA